The genome window ACGCTGTGTTTACACTCACAAACTGTGATTTACAGACATAACGATGGGCAGTCAGAGCCGCTTTGGCAGCCGCAGCACGTGTATTCTTCCACTTGGAGTTGGCAATGGTCAATATAGCCTGATACGCCAAGGTGTGCACATGGATGCGTGAAATTAGGCGACGTTGTGAATCCGCCTGACGCTGACTGTGATAATCCTCCGCCAGACTGATGAACACCTCACGCATCTGGTCCAACGTATGAGCAAGTCTGGGATTCCAATCGGTGGCTTGTGTGGTGCTGCCATGCTGTTGCACTTCACGCAGATTCGACAGCTCCTGCTCGTTCATTCCAAGCGAATCTACATATGGAAGCACCAACTGACGCAGCTTCTGTAGCAGCTCCAATTCCACATAGCTTGCAAACTCGAAATGTTGAAGCGTATCCCTGGGTTGGTTAATAAGTTGCTGTTTCACTTGATTGAGGCGAGCCTCACGCACGCCCGGACTGAACTTGAACATGTCCATCATTTGCAGACCGCTCACAACGAGCAGCTGTGGATGGTATTGCTTAAGGGCATCGGTTAGTTGCTCCACTGAACGCAGATGCGGATTATTCTTATCGTTGTGTAGTATATAACGATTGGCACGTGGCGCCTCGTATGGTCCCCAACGATCGCCAGCCTTGTACTCTAATATCAGATGTATATCATCCTCATCAATCTCATCACCAGCCAAGCTAATCTCTTTGGGGAGCAAGGGACGTAATCTGCAAGAAATAATGCAAGATTACTTTACATTGCATGGCAGACAACGAAAGGAACTCACTTCTTGGACATGTGTGCACCCAGCAATACATCGGCTCCCTCCATGACAAAACGCACAGCCATTAAAGGAGCATTGCCTCCCATGTACCAATGAATGCGCTCCTTGTCCAACTGCTTGGCGTAGCTAATCAACTGCTTGAACAGCGTACTGTTACCCACAACGCGTCTGAAAGAGATGAACATGCATATTATCTAATCTACAATGATAAGTCTTAAGAGTGGATGTACTTACTCGGCTGCTGCGCCATTCTTGAAGTAGTAAACAAACGATTGCAGCAATTCGTGTTCGTTGCTCACCTCGTTGGCCGCAAAATCCGGACTTACGCTAGGCATGCGTTGCCTGTAATAGGTGTCCAGAAATTCTGTGGCATTAATCTGCAAATCGGTACAGGCGCCATAGCCAACGGCTACTTTGGGCGCCGGCTCCAAACCACTTCTCTTCACTTCGCTTTCGATGGCTAGCAGTCCGGTGAGCAGCACGGTGGTCTTGTTAAGCGCCTGCAGCGATAGAAATGCCTGCCAGATGATCGATATGAAGGCGGTGAACACCGAGCAGCCGGTTATCCAGCCCATATACTTCAAAGCTCTCATATTGTCTCCTCCTTTTTTCTTCGTCTCTTTCTGCCGcagctttcttgtttttgccGGCGTCGTCTGTtgaagatgctgctgctgtgatttTTGGTGATGTGGCTGCTGTGCGGCAACCAATGCCCTTGTTGCTCACTTATCACTTGTCTTTCATATATCTTTTACTTAGCTATTTTTGTTGTACCGACTGACAAACACACccaatgtatgtgtgtttgtttatgaAATGTGATAACGACACTCTAGAGATGGAGAAACATCGATGGCAAAATCGATGCATCGAtgttttttacaattttttcaaaCGCTCATTTTTGATGGGAAACATTGATGTTTTTCACAGCCGATGATAATATTATAAACTcatgtattatttattgaatttaattcagGTTTTTCAGGAGTTTCTTAAAAAAGAGCTTAAAGCTGTTTTACTTGCCGGTGTGTGACCgtaaacaatatttacaaaatatacgtTTTATTGCCAACAGGATA of Drosophila nasuta strain 15112-1781.00 chromosome 3, ASM2355853v1, whole genome shotgun sequence contains these proteins:
- the LOC132790503 gene encoding ADP-dependent glucokinase gives rise to the protein MRALKYMGWITGCSVFTAFISIIWQAFLSLQALNKTTVLLTGLLAIESEVKRSGLEPAPKVAVGYGACTDLQINATEFLDTYYRQRMPSVSPDFAANEVSNEHELLQSFVYYFKNGAAAERVVGNSTLFKQLISYAKQLDKERIHWYMGGNAPLMAVRFVMEGADVLLGAHMSKKLRPLLPKEISLAGDEIDEDDIHLILEYKAGDRWGPYEAPRANRYILHNDKNNPHLRSVEQLTDALKQYHPQLLVVSGLQMMDMFKFSPGVREARLNQVKQQLINQPRDTLQHFEFASYVELELLQKLRQLVLPYVDSLGMNEQELSNLREVQQHGSTTQATDWNPRLAHTLDQMREVFISLAEDYHSQRQADSQRRLISRIHVHTLAYQAILTIANSKWKNTRAAAAKAALTAHRYVCKSQFVNPESVLLVLDDSFATSAQEQAPRMRMSAANPVPCWQEYIQFGPSRQRIEVEICVAPVLVCRVAKKTAGAGDNISASGLVAQL